GCCTCCCGTCTTCACCTGCCGCCACACCGGCGAGCAGAGGGTTGTGTACACTTCGGCCGCGAAATTGACGGCGCCGGCGAAGCCGGACAGCGGGTGCTTGCGATCATGGTTGTGGTCTATGAAGGCCCGCCCCAGCTTGTAGGCCAGCGGCCGTTCCTTGACCCCGCCCACCAGCAGATCGGCTCCCTTTTCGGTCATAAATTTCTCCAGCTCCGCCGGGTTGGCGTCGTCGAGGATAACGGTGCCGTCGGCCACCAGGGAATCGATGGTCTCGTATTCTTCCTTGCGGCCGGTCTGGGTGCCCACCATCACCACCTCGATACCCAGCTCGCGGAATTGCTTGATGAGCGAGATGGCCTTGAAGCCGCCGCCTACGTACACCGCCGCCTTCTTGCCGGCCAGCTTGGCCCGGTAGCTGTCGATCACCGGCTGCACAACAGCCGTTTCGCGGGCGATAAGTTCCTCGGCCCGCCGGCTCATGTCCCCGCCGCCCAAAGCGGCGGCGATGCGGCGGAGCGAGTCGGCGGTGTCGGCCAGTCCCAGGAAGGAAACCCGCATATAGGGGATGCCGTAGGTTTCCTCCAGCCGGCTGGCCAGATAGGCCATCGAGCCGGCGCACTGCATGATGTTCAGGCGGGCGCGGGTGGCTCTCTTCAGCTCGCCGTAGCTGGCGTCGCCGGTAAAGACCACGTTCACGTCAACCCCGACCTGCGCCAGATAATCGCGGATAATCCACGCCTCGCCGGCCAAATTGAAGTCGCCGAGATAATTGATGCTCCTGTCCTTGCCGACGGCCGCAGCCTCCGCCGCCGTTCCCGGCGCGACGAGGCGGAAAAGCGCGTCGCAGGCCGCCCGGTAGCCGGCGGCCTTGTTGCCGGCGAAGCCGCTCGATTGCACGGGGATGACCTCGATGCCGTGGCGGCTCGCCGCCGCTTTGGCTACCGCCCCCAGATCGTCGCCGATCACGCCGACGATGCAGGTGGAATAGACGAAAACAAGTTTAGGGGCGTATTTGGCGACAAGCTCGTCGATGGCTGCGGCCAGCTTCTTCTCGCCGCCGAAGATGATGTCCCGCTCCTTGAGGTCGGTGGAAAAGCTGTTGCGATACAGGTCGGCGCCGCTCGTGAGGCTGCCGCGAATGTCCCAGGTATAACTGGCGCAGCCGATCGGGCCATGCACCAGATGGATGGCGTCGGTGATGGGGTTGAGGACGACGCGGGCCCCGCAGTAGACGCAGGCCCGTTGGCTGACGGCGCCGGCGATGCTGTCGTCGTCGCATTTGAGGCGGCTTATCTGCCGGCCCTTTGTCGTGATAAAGTCCTGCCGCCCGTCGATCGCTAAAGCCTGCGCCATGGTTTTCACTCCCTTTTCCCCGCTGGTGCGGTAGTTATTACATTACCAATTCAAAGTCCTCGTCGGCCGCGTCGCGGTCCTGCCTGTCAAGCAACGCGCCAGCGATCATCTCGATCAGCCGCATCGCCCCCCGGTAACCGACGACCGGCAGGTAGGAATGGACGCTGCGGTCGAGGATGGGGAACCCCACGCGGACGAAGGGGACGTCTTCCGCTCTGGCGATATACTTGCCGTAAGTGTTGCCGATCAAAAGATCGACCGGCTCGTTCTTGATCAACTGGTGAAGGGTGAACAGATCGCCCCCCGCCTTGAT
The DNA window shown above is from Sporomusaceae bacterium and carries:
- the nifE gene encoding nitrogenase iron-molybdenum cofactor biosynthesis protein NifE; protein product: MAQALAIDGRQDFITTKGRQISRLKCDDDSIAGAVSQRACVYCGARVVLNPITDAIHLVHGPIGCASYTWDIRGSLTSGADLYRNSFSTDLKERDIIFGGEKKLAAAIDELVAKYAPKLVFVYSTCIVGVIGDDLGAVAKAAASRHGIEVIPVQSSGFAGNKAAGYRAACDALFRLVAPGTAAEAAAVGKDRSINYLGDFNLAGEAWIIRDYLAQVGVDVNVVFTGDASYGELKRATRARLNIMQCAGSMAYLASRLEETYGIPYMRVSFLGLADTADSLRRIAAALGGGDMSRRAEELIARETAVVQPVIDSYRAKLAGKKAAVYVGGGFKAISLIKQFRELGIEVVMVGTQTGRKEEYETIDSLVADGTVILDDANPAELEKFMTEKGADLLVGGVKERPLAYKLGRAFIDHNHDRKHPLSGFAGAVNFAAEVYTTLCSPVWRQVKTGGDLSG